The following proteins are encoded in a genomic region of Zea mays cultivar B73 chromosome 9, Zm-B73-REFERENCE-NAM-5.0, whole genome shotgun sequence:
- the LOC118473365 gene encoding calphotin-like encodes MVAPSRRSLCSLPWRLPLLGFQRPDLLSPMALGPARRPVSLPPLTPASWPRFLPSPKLPPPAASSPCSAFVPMAASPPRALSPWILPAWTPAEPPASRLVPRARSSCSTPARGAPFPASMAAIAVEFPGRRAPWWVSWPSSLSRSALASIRAHPGLIEVPASSTSLTQAVMCLWSLLFAFDSMAVVLISLAVELLRAHLCSASARCPVRRFCSLAMVTQPSHACSLPVLAPAPAFPLVAHGTDLSALPSLSSCVPCVFSLLGVLPRWWSSSSLMVPSSYSLAGGRAAHSWCPVRVHLLCY; translated from the coding sequence ATGGTAGCTCCCTCACGGCGCTCCCTCTGCTCTCTCCCATGGCGCCTCCCCTTGCTAGGATTCCAGCGCCCGGATCTTCTCTCTCCCATGGCGCTCGGTCCTGCTCGACGCCCTGTCTCTCTCCCTCCGCTCACGCCCGCTTCCTGGCCGCGGTTTCTCCCTTCCCCGAAGCTCCCTCCTCCAGCCGCAAGCTCCCCCTGCTCGGCCTTCGTCCCCATGGCGGCTTCCCCTCCTCGAGCTCTCTCGCCGTGGATTCTCCCTGCGTGGACACCAGCCGAGCCCCCTGCGTCGCGCCTTGTTCCCCGCGCGCGCTCCAGCTGCTCTACTCCGGCTCGCGGAGCTCCCTTCCCTGCATCCATGGCAGCCATCGCTGTTGAGTTCCCTGGCCGTCGCGCTCCCTGGTGGGTGAGCTGGCCGAGCTCCCTCTCCCGTAGTGCATTGGCCTCCATCCGAGCTCACCCTGGTCTGATAGAGGTCCCTGCGAGCTCCACCAGTCTGACCCAAGCCGTCATGTGCCTCTGGTCACTGCTCTTTGCCTTCGACTCCATGGCTGTGGTGCTCATTTCCCTCGCCGTGGAGCTCCTACGCGCACACCTCTGCTCGGCCTCTGCTCGATGCCCAGTGCGCCGTTTCTGCTCCCTCGCCATGGTCACCCAGCCCAGCCATGCCTGTTCCCTCCCTGTGCTTGCCCCAGCCCCTGCTTTTCCCCTGGTCGCCCATGGCACCGATCTGTCCGCCCTGCCGTCGCTCAGCTCGTGCGTGCCCTGTGTATTTTCCCTGCTCGGCGTACTCCCTCGCTGGTGGTCGAGCAGCTCACTCATGGTGCCCAGCTCGTACTCCCTCGCCGGTGGTCGAGCAGCTCACTCATGGTGCCCAGTTCGCGTCCACCTCCTCTGTTATTGA